One Streptomyces umbrinus genomic window, CCCTGTCGCAGGACCGCCTCCGCGTTGGCGGGCGGGTCGGCGATGGCCGCATGGCCGGTGCACGCGGCGATCCGCGCGAAGCCGTGCTGGTAGATCGACCAAAGATTCACGATTTCGAAGTGCCCTTTCCAGCAATCAGTTTCACGATGGGTGCCTCCCGGCACCCGACAAGCATCGGCCCGGCACCGTCAGTCGGCACCGACCGGCCGTTCGAAGAATGTCTCCAGCACGACCGTCGCATGCGTCCCACTCACGCCCTCGATCTCGTAGAGCCGCCGCAGGACGTCCTGCAACTGCTCCGTGGTGGCCGTGCGCACCTTCACGAGGACGGACGCCGTGCCCGCGATGACGTGGGCTTCCTGGATCTCGGGGATGGCGGCGAACGATTCGGACGCCTCCCCCATCCAGGCCGACGAGTCGACCATGACGAAGGCGAGCACGCCCCGCCCGAGGGCGGCCGGGTCGACGTCCACGGTCGTACGGCGGATCACGCCGCGTTCACGGAGCTTACGTACACGATCGTGAGCGGCACCGGCCGACAGGCCGACCGCCCTGCCGAGCAGCGCGTAGGCCTGCCCGGCGTCGCGCTGCAGCTCCGCGATCAGCGCCCTGTCGACGTCGTCCACGATCCCGTTGACCATCCCCATACCCCAACCATATCCCGTTCGGTCATATTAGGATCACGGCGAATGACGTTCAGATCCGCATGACGCTCAGCTCCGCACGGAGAGAGGTTGGCCATGTCCGGCGAGATTCTCAACAACCTGTACGAGGTCCTGGATGAGCGCTTTCGCACCGGTCGGTGCGCGAACGGCGACGCGCGTCTGGAGCAGTTGTACTCCGACTGCCGCTGGGCCGAGGGGCCGCTCTATCTGCCCGCCTGGCGGCAGCTGATCTGGAGCGACATTCCCAACGACCGCCTGCTGCGCTGTGACGAGACGACGGGCGCGATCGGGGTCTTCCGTTCCCCGGCCGGACACGTCAACGGCAACACTCTCGACCGCGAGGGCCGGCTGGTGAGCTGCGAGCAGGGCAACCGCCGAGTCACCCGCACCGAGCACGACGGCCGCGTCACCGTGCTCGCCGACCGCTTCGAGGGCAAGCGGTTCAACAGCCCGAACGACGCGGTCGTACGCTCCGACGGCTCCGTCTGGTTCACGGACCCGGACTTCGGGATCACCAGCGACTACGAGGGGTTCCGCGCCGAGAGCGAGATCGGCAGCTGCGACGTCTATCGGATCGACCCCGTGACCGGCGGGATCCACCGGGTCGCGGACGGCTTCGGCGGACCGAACGGCCTGGTCTTCTCGGGGGACGAAAGGCAGTTGTACGTCGCCGACACGAAGGCCGGACAGATCCGCGTCTTCGACGTGCACGAGGATCGCACCCTCTCGGACGGCAAGGTGTTCGCCCAGCACACCGAGGGCGGCTTCGACAACATCCGCTTCGACGACGAAGGGCGACTGTGGGCCGCCGCGTTCGACGAGGGCGTGCACTGCTACGACCCCGACGGCACCCTCATCGGACGACTGCGCGTGCCCGAGCCGGTCTCCAACATCGCCTTCGGCGGCCCGAAGAACAACCGTCTCTTCATCACGGCCACGACCTCGCTCTACTCACTCATGATGTCCGTGACGGGCCTGCCCCGGGGGCGGTGAGGGCCGTACGACTTCCCGGCACACCCACTCCAAGGCGTCGGCCGGGGTGTTTCGGCCGATTCCCGACGGGCCGCGAGATGCTCACCTCCGTGCATTGACCTCTTCGGCGTACTGCCCAACGGTGGATCCTCCCTACTCGGCACAGGAAGGGAAGTTCCCGTGCGAAGACGGCACTTCGTCAGTGGATTGATCGGCACCGCGGCAGGATTCGGGCTGACCACGGCGGCCGGGCCGTTCGCGGCCGCCCGCAGCGCTGCCGCCGCCGCGTTTCCCCCGGGCTGGCAGCCCGTGCCCGTGCCGAACGGGCAGGAGGCCGCGCAGTTCGTCGACGTGGCGGCCGCCGGGCCGGAGCTCGCGTGGGCCGTGGGCGAGGAGGGCCGGAACGGCTCCACACGGGGCAGGCCGCTGGCGATGGGCTGGGACGGTACGGCGTGGACACGGACCGGCCTGGACCATCTGGACTTCGCCGGACAACTGCGTTCCGTCGCGGGCAGCTCCCCCGACGCGGCGTGGGCCGTCGGCACCGACACCTCCGGGCACGGGCACCTGCTGGCCTGGGACGGCGTCACCTGGCAGGAGGTGGCCTACCCGGGGCAGGAGGACACCGGGACCGAACTCACCGGCGTGGCGGTCGCCCCCGACGGGCGGGCCTGGGTCTCCGGCCGCAACAGTGACGGGCAGGGGCTGCTGCACTGGAACAAGCGGGAGTGGCGCTGGTGCGCGCTGCTGCCGAGCACGGTGACCGAGGCGCCGTCGGGCGTCCACCGCACACCGGGTGGCGAGATATGGGTGTACGGAACCGGTGTCGTCGCTCGCTGGGACGGAGCCTGGACCGAACTGCCGCCGCCCACAGGGCTCCGCTTCGGCGTCACCGGGCTTCTCCCCTGCGCCGACAACGACGTCTGGCTCACCGGCTACGACTACGGGGTCGGCGGGCCGCCCGGAAAGCCCCCGAGCTGCGTGCTGCGGCACTGGGACGGCACCACGTGGAGCTACGTCACCCCGCCGTTCACCGTCGGCCTGCTCAGCGGCATCACCGGCGACGACCAGGGGCGGCCGGACCGTATCGCCGGCTGGGACTTCTGGGACCAGACACGGGCGCACTATCTGCGCTGGGACGGCACGGCCTGGGTGAGCGAACGAGGTCCGCTCGCGACGACACCGGTCGTGCTCAACGCACTTGCCCGGATACCCGCAACCGGCGAGTACTGGTCCGTCGGCACGACCTCGTCCTCCCCCTACCCACCCGCGCAAGCGCGCGTGGAGCACTTCGGCCCCTGAGGCACGCCCGTACAGCCGACGGTCACGGCTTACGGGCGAGGCCGCCGTGCTCGCCGACGGGTTCGGGGGTGGCAGAGGTGGGTTCCGGGCGCCAGAGGGGGACCGAGACGACCCCGGGCTCGATGAGTTCCAGACCGTCGAAGTACGCCGTGATCTCGTCGACGGTACGCAGGTTGTACGGGACGGCGCCGCTTTCGTTGTAGGCGTCCTGGGCCTGCTCGAAGACCGGATCGATGCCCCGTGAACCGTCGTTGATGGAGAGGTGGCTGCCGGAAGGTAGCGCGTCCATCAGGCGGGTGACGATGGAGCACGCCCGGTCGTGGTCGGCGACGTGGCCCAGGATGTTACTCAGGACGAGGGCGGTGGGACGGGTGAGGTCCAGCGTCTCGGCTGCGGCCGCCAGGATGCGCTCCGGGTCCAGCACGTCGGCGTCGACGAAGGCGGTCGCCCCCTCCCGGGTGGAGTGGAGCAGGTCGCGGGCGTGTGCCACCACCAGCGGGTCGTTGTCGACGTAGACGATCCTGGACTCCGGCGCGATGCGCTGGGCGACCTCATGGGTGTTGTCAGCGGTCGGCAGACCGGTTCCGACGTCCAGGAACTGCCGGATGCCCGCCTCGGCGACCAGGTACGTGATGTTGCGGCGCAGGAAGGCGCGGCTGCTGCGGGCGATGGTCACGATGCCGGGGAAGACGGCGGTGTACGCGTCGCCGGCCTCCTGGTCCACGGGGTAGTTGTCCTTGCCGCCCAGCCAGTAGTTCCAGATCCGCGCAGAGTGCGGCACCGAAGTGTCGATCTTCTGATGCGCCTCGGGTCCGGGCGTCGTCGCGTGGTCGGTCATGAGTGCAGCCCGTCTCTCGGCCGAGGCGTGGATGGTTCACCGGACAACGTACGTCCCAACTGGCCTGGTGCGTAGACCAGTTCACGTATCCCACAGGTTCGGGCTGTGGCTTTCGTGGAGTGGCTGGGCGGGGCTGGGTTGGGCAGGGCGGGACGCGGATCACCCGGCCTTCCAGGCAAGGCCCTTGAGCATGCCGTGCCAGTACAGGGCGGGAAGGCCGTAGCGCTTGAGCAGCCACATGTCCCGGCGTTCCTCGGTGGTGTCGACCAAGGGGATGCTGGGGGCGGGGCGCAGGTCGTAGTCGAACTCGGCGAGCAGCATCCTGTCGCGGGCCGTGACCAACGGGCAGGAGGTGTAGCCGTCGTAGCGGCACAGGTCACGGCGTTCGCCCTTGGGATCGGCCTCGATCTCGGCCAGCAGGTTGGCGACCACGACGGGGGCCTGCTTGCGGACGGCGGCGCCAGTCTTGGAGGTGGGCAGGTTCGCGACGTCGCCAAGGGCGAACACATTGCGGTGGCGCGGGTGTTGAAGGGTGTACTTGTCGACCTCCACATAGCCGTACGGACTGGTGGGATCGGCGAGCGGGCTGTGCTTGACCCAGTCGGGGGCACTCTGCGGCGGGACGGCGTGGAGCAGATCGAAGCCGCGGGTCTCCTCGTCGCCCGTGGAGTGGTTGGCCACGGTCAGCCGACGGGCAGCGCCATCAACAGAGGTCATCTCCGAGTTCAGTCGCACCTCGATGCCGTAGCGGTCGGCGACCCTCTCCAGGGCCCGGCGCCAGACGGGTACGGCGAACATGGAGTCCGCGGGCAGGACCAGGACCACTCGGATGCGGTCCAGAACACCTTGCCTGCGCCAGTGGTCGGCGGCCAGGTAGGCGATCTTCTGCGGGGCGCCGCCGCACTTGACCGGGCCGGTCGGCTGGGTGAAGACCGCGGTGCCCGAGCGCAGGCCTCGAATCAGTTCCCAGGTGTACGGAGCATGCGCGAAGGAGTAGTTGCTGGACACAGCCCCGTGTCCGACGGCTGTGTCCAGGCCGGGAACTGCGTCCCAGTCCAGCTGGAGACCGGGAGCCATCACCAGGTGGTCGTACCCGATGGTGCGGTGCTCGGTCGTGGTGACCGTCCGCGCCTCGGGGTCGACGGATGCGGCAGCCTCGCGGATCCAGCACACCCGCCTCGGCATCACGGAGGCCTCGGGGCGGCGGGTGATGTCCAGCGGGGCCTGACCGCCGCCGACCAGGGTCCACAGCGGCTGGTACCAGTGGGTGCTCGCCGGTTCGAGCACCGCGACGTCGGTGACACCGGCTCGGCGCAAGCGTGCAGCGACGGTGATACCGGCGGTGCCGCCTCCGACGATCAGCACCCGGTGGCGCCTCCGGGCGGAACGGCGGGCGGAGGACGTGGATGGCATGAAGGACTCCTCACGATCTTCACGCTATACCCCCGTAGGTATTTTCGAGAGTAGGCGACACCGGCCGCCAGAGCCAATACCGGACCGCCAAATCACCTGACAGGCAAGGCAGTTGACGAATCTGAGCGCCCTCGGTTACGACCCCGCCGCAGGGTCTGTGCTGTAATGCTTGAGTGCAGTTTGAGCATGACAACATGGTCGGTGTCCATCTGGCCGTGGCCCTGGTGAATCTCGAATCGAGCGGCCCGTGGACGCCCGAGGCGCTGGAGCGGGCGCTGCGGGAGCATCAGATCCGTCGTCCGCGGGTGACTGCTGCCGCCGGTGAGGAGATCCGGGCGTGGTCGCGGCGGTTGAGGCCGGTCTTCGAGGCGTCCTCGCAGACCGGGCTGTGCCGGACCATCAACGCGCTGCTCGCGGACGGAGCCGGAAGTGTGTATCTGACCACGCACGACGAATTGCGGCCACATCTCCACTTCGCTCCGGACGGCCAGGACCTCCAGAGCCGTGTGAAGGCCGTGACCGCGGGAGGCCTGGCCATCTTCACCATGGAGGCCGAGGGGGAACGGCTGGGCGCATGCGCACTCGACTCCTGCCGGACCGTCTTCGTGGACACCAGCCGCAACGGCCGCCGCGCCTACTGTCGCGCGCGCTGCGCCAACACGGACGCGGTGCGGCGCCACCGTATGAAGCAGGCCTAATCCGGTCGGCGGGCCCGGATTGCCTTCCCAGAAGGGCAGGAGCGGCGTTCGGCAGCCCCCTGTCCGCCTCTCCCCAGCCGCCGGGGCGGCCCTACGCCGGGACCAGTGCCACGACGAGCGGGACGGCGGCGATGCCCAGGAGCGTCTGCGTCGCGGTGATCCCGGCCATCAGCGGTGCGTCGCCGCCCAGTTGCCTGGCCATGATGTACGACGACGATGCCGTGGGCAGGGCCTGGAAGAGTACGGCGATGATCAGCGCGTGGGAGCCCAGGCCTACCACTTGAGCCGCCAGGAAGGTCGCGGCCGGCATGAGCGCGAACTTGGCGGACGAGGACGCGAGGATGGGTGCCGTCCACGACCGTGCGGCGCCGAAGCGCAGGGCGGCACCGATGCACAGCAGACCCAGCGGCATCGCGGCCGCACCCAGTGCCTGGATCGCCGGTGCGATGCCCGGCGGCAGGCTCAGGTCGAGGGCCTGGAGGAGGATGCCTCCCGCGCAGGCGAGGATGAGCGGGTTGGTCACCAGCTGTTTGACGACGCCCGAGAGGCTCGGGCGGGCGCTGCCGAACCGTGCGAAGACCAGCACGCACAGCACGTTGACCGTCGGCACGATCGCCGCGTTGCAGACCGCGGCGAAGGCGATGCCTTTGGTGCCGAACAGGCCGCCCGCGATCGTCACGCCGATGTAGTTGTTGAACCGGATGCTGCCCTGGAAGACCGACGTGAACGCATCGTCCCTCAGCCGCAGCATGGGCCTGCACGCGACGACCAGCACGGCCACGGCCACCGTGGAGGCGATCAGAACGGCGGCCAGGGCACGCACAGGCAGATCGTCGGTGTCGGCGGTCGCCAGACTGTGCAGGAACAGCGCGGGCAGCAGAACGCGATAGCTCAGCCGCTCGGCTTCCGGCCAGAAACTCTCGGCTGTGATCACCGTTCGCTTGAGCGCGTAGCCCAGCGCGATGAGCAGGACGACCGGAACGAGCGCCTTGATGGTCAGTGCGATCACGCCGGCGCCCCGTCCGGAGTGGCGACGTCGGCAGAGAAGTCAGTGGCCTGGGTACTGGGAGTCGTACGGCGCATACCGACAGGCTGATGTAACACCGCGAGGCATGACAACCATTACAGAACGCGCGCAAACCCCCTTGTCAGCCGTCGAAGCTGCGGCGAGAGGCCTCGATGTGACCGAAGTACCGGTGGGTCCAGTCACACATTCCGTCCACCGTCGCCCGTAGGCCCTGGCCCGGCTCGGTGAGGGTGTATTCGACCCGGGGCGGCACGGTGGGGTGCACCTTCCGGTCGACCAGGCCGTTGCGCTCCAGCATGCGCAGGTTCTGCGTGAGCATCTTGTGGCTGATGCCCTCGACCTCGTCCCTCAGCTCGCTGAAGCGCAGGGTGCGCTCACCGAGGGACTCGATGATCAGGAGCGCCCACTTGTTGGCGACGTCCGAGAAGATCTCCCGCGCCAAAGAGTCCGCGCGCGTCAGGTCCGCTTCGTCCGGCGAGTCGCTGAACTGCTTGGTCACCATCAGGTTCCCCAGTCACTGAAAAGTGCGTTCTTCCATGTCAGCGCTCACTCTCCTACGGTTTCCCAGTAACCACAAGAGACCACGGGAATCATGGAACGACGGAAACGAGCCCTCATCGCAAGGGCTCTGAACAAGGAGTCGGCATGGCCATCACTCTGGTGAACCCCGAAGGACTGACGAAGGTCGACCTCTACCGACAGGTATCGGTCGCCACCGGGTCGAAGCTGATCTACCTCGCCGGGCAGGTCGCCTGGGACGCCGACGGGGTCACGGTCGGCGAAGGTGACTTCGCCGCACAGGTCGAGCAGTCCTACCTCAATGTCGGCACGGCTCTGGCCGAGGTCGGCGCCTCGTTCGACAACGTGGTGAAACTGACCGTCTACCTCGTCGACTGGACCCCCGACAAGATGCCCCTGTTCGCGGAAGGGGTCGCACGCGCCGCCGCGAAGCTGGGGGTCACCCCGGCCGCACCGCTCACCGGGGTGGGTGTCGCCGCTCTGGCCGCGCCCGACCTCCTGGTCGAGGTCGAGGCCACCGCGATCATCGACTGAACAGGCGTCTCCGCCTGGAGCTTGTTCTCGACCCGTGGCGCTTGTTCATGGCCGCGGGCCCCGAACCGCGTGCTCCGAAGGGGCGGGGCGGCCGGATTCGAACCGACGTCCTCCGAGATGATGTCGCGGCGCACTACCTCTGTGCTACGACCCCGCCTTGGTCATGATCGTAGGCCCCAACTGCAAGGGACTGCCACCCTGTTTCGGCTCCACGGACGGCTGGTCGTACAGGAGGTGGTGCGGGAGGTGGTGCGGGATACTGCGGCAATGTTCGGGATACGGGACCGTCGGCGCGCGGTCGTCGTCCGGTGCGTGGTGGCCATTGTCCTGACCTTGATGACCGCTCTTACGGGCGTTGGCCGGGCCACGGCGGCGGAGAGGGGTCCGCGCGACATCACACAGGACTATTTCTACGTACCGCTGCATTCGCAGGAGCCGTACACCTCCGATGTGCTCGGCCTCGAGTTCGCGTACGACGGGCCGCCACGGAATGCCGAACTCACCGTGGACGCGGCGGGGATCGACGGCGTCGCGGTCGTCGCCTCGGGGGCCGACGGCTGCAGGCCGAGGATGCCGTCCTTCACCTGTTCCAAGCAGCTGCACCCCGACTCCCAGGGCTGGAACATGCAGGAGCTGAAGCTCCGCCCCGCAGCCGGGGTCCATGCCGGGGACTCCGGCACCCTGAGCTACACCCTCAAGCCGGAAGGCCTGCCCGCCGTCCGAGGCAGCCTGAAGGTGATCGCCGGGCGGCCCGAACTGCGAGTGAACGAGAGTCCCGCCCTCAAGACGATCGCCGTCGGTGAGACCTTCAGCGTGCCCATCGTCATCCGCAACACCGGCGATGTCCCTGCCCGCGGTGTCGTCCTGCTCATCGAAGGCAACGCAGATCTGTCCGCGGCCACCCGGCACAGCAACTGCCGCTACGCCAAGGACGCAGACACCGTCCAATGCCTCCTTCCCGACGCCGTCATAGCTCCCGGCGTGACGATGCGGGTGAAGCCGGTGCTGCGGGTCAAACCGAGCCGAGCCGCGCTGGCCGAGCGACTGTCCTACGGGGCGTGGTCCTTCCACTCCTCCGGACGGCACCCGGGCCCGCCATGCTGCGTGGGCGACCCCGCCCCCGGCCTCACGCCGGGGCAAGGCACACCCCTTTCCCTCACTCCGGACCCGACCGGCGGCAAAGGGACGACGTTCACCACCACCCCTGAGCCGGCGGAGGTGAAGGTGCCGGTGCGGAACACCGCCGACATCGAGGCGATCGGCGCAGCGCTGCGCGGCAAGGTCGGCACGACCCACCGCATCCGCGTCGGCTACCGCAACAACGGCCCCGCCGAGACGGGCGAGATCCGGACCGTGTTCATCGCACCGCCCGGCACGGAGGTGATCCGGGCGCCTTACGACCCCGAAGCCGAGGAGGAGATGGCCGACCAGGTCTGCCGGACGAAGAATCGCGGCCGCAGCTACACCTGCAGCCAGTACAGCGAGGTCGGCCAGAAGGTCTTCTACGAGTTCACCTTGCGCACCACCAGCGACGACACCCGTTCCGGCTGCGTGTCCGTCTCTGCCCGGACCGGCGAATCAGGGCCGGGCGGCAGCCGGGTCAAGGACACCGAACGCAGCAACGACACGGCACCCGTCCAGGTGGCCGAGAACGGCACGGTCTCCTGCGCTCTGCCCAAGGAGGGCGGCAGCGGAGTTGGCAGCTGGGCCGTCGGCACCGGGATCGCGGCCCTCGCCGGCTCGGCATTGCTCGTCGCCGGACACCGACGCAGGAAGGCGTCGCGATCGCGTCCGACACCAACACGCTGGTGGCTGACGCGCTTTGAACGTGAGATGTGAGCGGACGGAGGGGCTGCGCTCACCCTGGCCGCGCGGCCATGAGCTTGCGGGTGAACCTGTGCATGTGCGGGTCGAGGGTGTCCCCGGGCTCGGCGAGGACCCGTGACAGCGAGAGCCACTTGATCGCCGAGAATTCGTCCTCGTCGAAGGCGACGACACTGCCGACATCCGCCCCCAGGACGTACCAGAGCGACACGTCAGTGTGCCGTCCCTGCCCGCGCGTCTGCGTGATGGTCAGAAAAAACGGCTGCCTGCCGGCGACCACCGACGGAACGGCGTCGATGAACACTTCCTCGCGGCACTCACGCACCACCGTGTCCCACGGGTCCTCCATCGGCTCGACATGACCGCCACTGGGAAGCCACAGACCGGCCTTCCGGTGGGCGACCAGCAGGAGTTCGCCGCGCTTCTCGTCCAGGACCACGAAGTAGCTGACGAGATGGACCGGCGGCACATCGGGTTTCCGTACCCGATGGAGCGGAGCTCCGCCGGCAACCCACTCCACCGCCTCGGCGAGATGGGCACGCTCCTGTTCGTCCCAGGGACGAACACCCTCCAGCAGACTCGTCAGCCGCGCACGGAGAAGCTGGTCACGTTCGTCTGAAGCACCGGTCGCATTCACTGAGTTCATGATGCCAAGAAGCGGTGTTGCCGCGAGGGCGGCATGGACCGCAGAGGCTTCTTCGCAAAGAAGTCTTTGCGAAGAACCCTTTGCGGTCTAGGGTCACTCGGTATGACTGAACGGAGCGAGCGGCCACAGGACTTGACTCCCCATCCGGACTCGGTCGTTCTGGATGCCAAGGGGCTGCGTGCCCTCGCGCACCCGGTGCGGGTGCAGTTGGTGGGACTGCTGCGGAAGCATGGTCCGTCGACGGCCACCCGGCTTGCGGAGCGGCTGGGCGTCAATTCCGGCACGGCCAGCTACCATCTGCGCCAGCTCGGTGCGGCCGGTCTCGTCGAGGAGGACACGGAACGCGGCAACGCGCGGGAGCGCTGGTGGCGTTCGGTGCACCAGCGGACGTGGTTCAACGATCAAGAGCTGGTCGAGCGGGAACCCGAGGCCGCACTGGCCTACCTGCAGTCCGTCGCCGCCACGTACACCTCGCGCACCCAGCAGGCGCTCAACGAGCTTCAGACCATGCCTCGTGTCTGGCGGGACACCTTCGACATGAGCGACTGGCCCCTGCGGATCACTCCCGAGGAGGCTTCCGCGCTCTACGAGGAGTTGCGGGCAGTCATCTCCCGCTATCGGCAGGACACACCGGGGGCGGCGGCGCAGGCACCCGAGGGCGCCGAGCGGTTCTCCGTGATCACCCACCTCCTGCCCGAGCCCGACGCTCCCGCCACCTCGACGGGCACAGGCGCAGACGCCGATGCAGGCGCGGACGCGGGCACGGAGAGGCCATGACGAAGAAGGCCTCCGGTACGGACGACTTAGCCGACGCGCGCACCTTGCGTCCGCTGGGCGGGGTGCTCTCGGCGATGGCGGTGTCGCTGACGGGCACTCGGATCTCCGGCATCGCGCTGCCCTGGTTCGTACTCGTCACGACCGGCAGCGCAACCCGGACCGGACTCGTCGCCTTCTGCGAGATGGCCCCGTACGTGGTGGTCAAGGCGCTCACCGGACCGCTGGTGGACCGGGTGGGGCCGCGCGTCGTCTCCTGGGTCACCGACCTGGCCAGCGCGACGGCCGCCGCTGTCGTTCCCCTCCTCCACGGCCTGGGCCTGCTCTCCTTTCCCCTGCTGCTGGCCCTGGTCGCGCTGATCGGGGCGGCCCGTGGTCCGGGCGACCTCGCCAAGGAAGTCATGGTGCCGGAGGCGGCCGACCGCAGCCGGGTGCCGCTGGAGCGGGCCGCGGGCCTGTCCGGCGTGATCGAGCGGCTCGCCTCCACGGTCGGCCCCGCGGCCGCGGGATCCCTGGTGGCGCTGCTCGGCCCCCTGACGGGTCTTGTGGTCAACGCGGCCTGTTTCGCCGCCGGATCGGTGATCGTCGCGGTGGCACTGCCCCAGGACGTGGGACGCGCAACCGCGGCGCCCCCGTCGCCGGGCGGGGAGCCTGAGCCGGGCTACTGGCGGCGGTTCGGCGAAGGCTTCACCTTCCTGCGCGGCGATCCGCTGCTCCTCACCCTCATCGTCATGGTCGGGATCACCAACCTGCTGGATGCGGCCTTCAGCGCGGTGCTCATCCCTGTCTGGGCCAGGGAATCCGGCAACGGACCGACAGCGATCGGCCTGATGAGCGGCATGGCGGGAGCCGCGGCGATCGGCGGGAGCCTGCTGGCCACAGCGGTCGCACACCGGCTGCGGCGCCGGGCGGTGTTCTTCACCGGGTTCCTGGTCGCCGGGGCGCCGCGCTTCCTGGTCCTCGCCGCCGACGCACCGATGGGCGTCGTACTGGCCGTGTTCGCCGCCAGCGGGCTCGGCGCGGGCTTCCTCAACCCGATCATCGGGGCCGTCCTCTTCGAGCGGGTGCCCCGTCCCGTACTGGGCCGTGTCAACGCGCTCGGTGATTCGCTGGCCTGGTCCGGCATCCCCCTCGGCGGGCTGATCGCCGGGGCGGCGGTGGCCGTCGTCGGGCTCGTGCCGGTGCTGGTCACCTGCGGAGTCGCGTACTTCCTCGCCACGAACCTGACCGGGCTGCGGCCGGAATGGCGGGAGATGGACCTCGGACGCGGGGGCAGATCCTCGAAGCAGTCGTCCGAGGCACGCCCACTGGAAGCAAACCCGTAACTAAGGGGTTACGCTTTTCGTCATGGACGAAGTGGCCCACGCGATAGCGGATCCCGTACGCAGGGAAATCCTTCTCATGCTGCGTGGGGCCACGCTCACGGTGGGGGAGATCGCGCGTCGCTTCACCATCAGCCGGCCGGCGATCAGTCGTCATCTGCGGGTGCTGCGGGAGTGCGGGCTGGTCCGCGACGAGCTCGTGGGGCGGCAGCGGATGTACAGACTCGATGCGGCGCCGTTGGCGGAAGTCGCCGAGTGGATCGCCGTGATCCGCGCGCCGGGCGGCTGGGATCAGCGCCTGGACGCCCTTGAGACAGAGGTTCGTCGCACCCGCCGTGAGAGGTCCATGCGTCGCACGGCACCACATGGAGAACGTACGGAGGACACCGCATGAAACCAGTACCCAGCGGCCGGCTCGTGCCCACCGCCGACGGCAACGACCTGATCCTGACCCGTACGTTCCGGGCGCCCATCGATGACGTGTGGGCGAGCGTCACCGAATCGGAGCGCACGGCACGGTGGTTCGGTCCCTGGGAAGGGGACGCGGCGCCGGGTCGTACCATCCGGGTCCGGATGGCGTTCGAGGAGGGCGAGGCGTGGACCGAGGTGCGTATCGACGCGTGCGAGCCGCCGCGGCACCTCGCCGTCTCCACGTCCGACGAAGCGGGCGACTGGCGCATGGAACTGCGGCTGTCCGAGTCGGCCGGGACGACGGAGCTCCAGTTCGTCCATCACCTCACGACCACGAAGGGACTCGGCGAGATCGGACCGGGCTGGGAGTACTACCTGGACATGCTTGTCGCCTCACGCGACGGCACTCCGGCGCCGAGCTTCGACGACTACTACCCCTCGCAGCAGGCCTACTTCGAGGCCCTGGCGGACCAGCGGTCTTCATGAGGGCTCGGAGGGTCCCGGCAGTCAGTAGGTCGCCCTTCCGCCGCTGATGTCGTAGACGGCTCCGGTGGAGAAACTGACCCGGTCGGAGGACAGGAACGCGACGAGTTCGACCACCTCCTCGGGGCGGCCG contains:
- a CDS encoding AEC family transporter, yielding MIALTIKALVPVVLLIALGYALKRTVITAESFWPEAERLSYRVLLPALFLHSLATADTDDLPVRALAAVLIASTVAVAVLVVACRPMLRLRDDAFTSVFQGSIRFNNYIGVTIAGGLFGTKGIAFAAVCNAAIVPTVNVLCVLVFARFGSARPSLSGVVKQLVTNPLILACAGGILLQALDLSLPPGIAPAIQALGAAAMPLGLLCIGAALRFGAARSWTAPILASSSAKFALMPAATFLAAQVVGLGSHALIIAVLFQALPTASSSYIMARQLGGDAPLMAGITATQTLLGIAAVPLVVALVPA
- a CDS encoding NUDIX hydrolase; protein product: MNSVNATGASDERDQLLRARLTSLLEGVRPWDEQERAHLAEAVEWVAGGAPLHRVRKPDVPPVHLVSYFVVLDEKRGELLLVAHRKAGLWLPSGGHVEPMEDPWDTVVRECREEVFIDAVPSVVAGRQPFFLTITQTRGQGRHTDVSLWYVLGADVGSVVAFDEDEFSAIKWLSLSRVLAEPGDTLDPHMHRFTRKLMAARPG
- a CDS encoding SMP-30/gluconolactonase/LRE family protein; this translates as MSGEILNNLYEVLDERFRTGRCANGDARLEQLYSDCRWAEGPLYLPAWRQLIWSDIPNDRLLRCDETTGAIGVFRSPAGHVNGNTLDREGRLVSCEQGNRRVTRTEHDGRVTVLADRFEGKRFNSPNDAVVRSDGSVWFTDPDFGITSDYEGFRAESEIGSCDVYRIDPVTGGIHRVADGFGGPNGLVFSGDERQLYVADTKAGQIRVFDVHEDRTLSDGKVFAQHTEGGFDNIRFDDEGRLWAAAFDEGVHCYDPDGTLIGRLRVPEPVSNIAFGGPKNNRLFITATTSLYSLMMSVTGLPRGR
- a CDS encoding CGNR zinc finger domain-containing protein; this translates as MQFEHDNMVGVHLAVALVNLESSGPWTPEALERALREHQIRRPRVTAAAGEEIRAWSRRLRPVFEASSQTGLCRTINALLADGAGSVYLTTHDELRPHLHFAPDGQDLQSRVKAVTAGGLAIFTMEAEGERLGACALDSCRTVFVDTSRNGRRAYCRARCANTDAVRRHRMKQA
- a CDS encoding NAD(P)/FAD-dependent oxidoreductase → MPSTSSARRSARRRHRVLIVGGGTAGITVAARLRRAGVTDVAVLEPASTHWYQPLWTLVGGGQAPLDITRRPEASVMPRRVCWIREAAASVDPEARTVTTTEHRTIGYDHLVMAPGLQLDWDAVPGLDTAVGHGAVSSNYSFAHAPYTWELIRGLRSGTAVFTQPTGPVKCGGAPQKIAYLAADHWRRQGVLDRIRVVLVLPADSMFAVPVWRRALERVADRYGIEVRLNSEMTSVDGAARRLTVANHSTGDEETRGFDLLHAVPPQSAPDWVKHSPLADPTSPYGYVEVDKYTLQHPRHRNVFALGDVANLPTSKTGAAVRKQAPVVVANLLAEIEADPKGERRDLCRYDGYTSCPLVTARDRMLLAEFDYDLRPAPSIPLVDTTEERRDMWLLKRYGLPALYWHGMLKGLAWKAG
- a CDS encoding Lrp/AsnC family transcriptional regulator, giving the protein MDDVDRALIAELQRDAGQAYALLGRAVGLSAGAAHDRVRKLRERGVIRRTTVDVDPAALGRGVLAFVMVDSSAWMGEASESFAAIPEIQEAHVIAGTASVLVKVRTATTEQLQDVLRRLYEIEGVSGTHATVVLETFFERPVGAD
- a CDS encoding SAM-dependent methyltransferase; protein product: MTDHATTPGPEAHQKIDTSVPHSARIWNYWLGGKDNYPVDQEAGDAYTAVFPGIVTIARSSRAFLRRNITYLVAEAGIRQFLDVGTGLPTADNTHEVAQRIAPESRIVYVDNDPLVVAHARDLLHSTREGATAFVDADVLDPERILAAAAETLDLTRPTALVLSNILGHVADHDRACSIVTRLMDALPSGSHLSINDGSRGIDPVFEQAQDAYNESGAVPYNLRTVDEITAYFDGLELIEPGVVSVPLWRPEPTSATPEPVGEHGGLARKP
- a CDS encoding RidA family protein, giving the protein MAITLVNPEGLTKVDLYRQVSVATGSKLIYLAGQVAWDADGVTVGEGDFAAQVEQSYLNVGTALAEVGASFDNVVKLTVYLVDWTPDKMPLFAEGVARAAAKLGVTPAAPLTGVGVAALAAPDLLVEVEATAIID
- a CDS encoding winged helix-turn-helix transcriptional regulator; protein product: MVTKQFSDSPDEADLTRADSLAREIFSDVANKWALLIIESLGERTLRFSELRDEVEGISHKMLTQNLRMLERNGLVDRKVHPTVPPRVEYTLTEPGQGLRATVDGMCDWTHRYFGHIEASRRSFDG